The following proteins are co-located in the Pseudomonas synxantha genome:
- the tsaA gene encoding tRNA (N6-threonylcarbamoyladenosine(37)-N6)-methyltransferase TrmO, with protein MSYQVSPVGFVRSCFKEKFAIPRQPQLAPAARGVLELVAPFDQGEAVQGLEQVSHVWLLFLFHQALEDKPRLKVRPPRLGGNTSMGVFATRATHRPNGIGQSVVKLDKVEPGRLWISGIDLLDGTPVLDIKPYVPYADVIDGATNGIASSAPQLIAVQWLKTALQQAQGHAQRLGEPLVELIEQCLAQDPRPAYQMPTSEREYGAQFWDVDVRWHYPEPGMICVLEVVPAG; from the coding sequence ATGAGTTACCAGGTCTCGCCCGTCGGCTTCGTACGCTCCTGCTTTAAGGAGAAGTTCGCTATCCCGCGCCAACCGCAACTGGCGCCGGCCGCCCGCGGCGTGCTGGAGCTGGTGGCGCCGTTCGACCAGGGTGAGGCGGTGCAGGGGTTGGAGCAGGTCAGCCATGTGTGGCTGCTGTTTCTGTTTCACCAGGCCCTGGAAGACAAGCCGCGCCTGAAAGTGCGCCCGCCACGTTTGGGTGGCAATACGTCCATGGGCGTTTTTGCCACTCGCGCCACTCACCGGCCTAATGGCATTGGCCAGTCAGTGGTGAAGCTGGACAAGGTGGAGCCGGGGCGGCTGTGGATATCCGGGATTGATCTGCTCGATGGTACTCCGGTGCTGGATATCAAGCCGTATGTGCCGTATGCCGACGTTATCGACGGCGCCACCAACGGCATCGCCAGCAGTGCGCCGCAGCTGATTGCTGTGCAGTGGCTCAAGACTGCGCTGCAACAGGCACAAGGCCACGCTCAGCGCCTCGGCGAGCCGTTGGTGGAACTGATTGAGCAGTGCTTGGCGCAAGATCCGCGGCCGGCGTACCAGATGCCTACGTCCGAACGGGAGTACGGGGCGCAATTCTGGGATGTAGATGTGCGCTGGCACTATCCGGAACCGGGGATGATTTGTGTGCTGGAAGTGGTTCCCGCCGGATAA
- the fpr gene encoding ferredoxin-NADP reductase, whose protein sequence is MSNMNHERVLSVHHWNDTLFSFKCTRDPGLRFENGQFVMIGLQQPNGRPLMRAYSIASPNWEEHLEFFSIKVPDGPLTSQLQHLKEGDEIIISKKPTGTLVLDDLKPGKHLYLLSTGTGLAPFMSVIQDPETYERFEKVILCHGVRYVNEVAYREFITEHLPQNEFFGEALREKLIYYPTVTREPFENEGRLTDLMRSGKLFSDIGLPPINPEDDRAMLCGSPSMLDETSEVLNSFGLKVSPRMREPGDYLIERAFVEK, encoded by the coding sequence ATGAGCAACATGAACCACGAGCGTGTCCTCAGTGTTCATCACTGGAACGACACTCTGTTCAGCTTCAAGTGCACCCGCGATCCGGGCCTGCGCTTCGAGAACGGTCAGTTCGTGATGATCGGCCTGCAACAGCCCAACGGCCGCCCGCTCATGCGCGCTTACTCGATTGCCAGCCCGAACTGGGAAGAGCATCTGGAGTTTTTCAGCATTAAGGTGCCCGATGGCCCGCTGACTTCCCAATTGCAGCACTTGAAGGAAGGCGACGAGATCATTATCAGCAAAAAACCGACAGGCACCCTGGTGCTTGACGATTTAAAGCCGGGCAAGCACCTGTACCTGCTCAGCACCGGTACTGGCCTCGCGCCCTTCATGAGCGTGATCCAGGACCCGGAAACCTACGAGCGTTTCGAAAAAGTGATCCTGTGCCACGGCGTGCGTTACGTCAACGAAGTCGCCTACCGCGAATTCATCACCGAGCATCTGCCGCAGAACGAATTCTTCGGCGAGGCCCTGCGTGAAAAGTTGATCTACTACCCGACTGTGACCCGCGAGCCGTTCGAAAACGAAGGCCGCCTGACCGACCTGATGCGCAGCGGCAAGCTGTTCAGCGACATCGGCCTGCCGCCGATCAACCCCGAGGATGACCGCGCCATGCTGTGCGGCAGCCCAAGCATGTTGGACGAGACCAGCGAAGTGTTGAACAGCTTCGGTCTGAAGGTTTCGCCCCGGATGCGTGAGCCGGGTGATTACTTGATTGAGCGTGCGTTCGTCGAGAAATAA
- a CDS encoding LysR family transcriptional regulator, producing MRFTLRQLQVFVAVAQQESVSRAAGLLALSQSAASTSITELERQSSCQLFDRAGKRLSLNALGHQLLPQAVALLDQAKEIEDLLNGKSGFGSLAVGATLTIGNYLATLLIGSFMQQHPESQVKLHVQNTAHIVHQVAHYEIDLGLIEGDCSHPDIEVQTWVEDELVVFCAPQHHLAKGGVASMEELTHEAWILREQGSGTRLTFDQAMRHHRSALNIRLELEHTEAIKRAVESGLGIGCISRLALRDAFRRGSLVPVETPDLDLARQFYFIWHKQKYQTSAMREFLELCRAFTAGVQRSDEIVLPSIA from the coding sequence ATGCGATTTACTCTCCGTCAACTGCAAGTCTTCGTCGCCGTCGCCCAGCAGGAAAGCGTCTCCCGCGCTGCTGGCCTTCTGGCCTTATCTCAATCTGCCGCCAGCACATCGATCACCGAGCTGGAGCGTCAATCCAGCTGTCAATTATTCGACCGCGCCGGTAAACGCCTGAGCCTCAACGCCCTCGGCCACCAGCTGCTGCCCCAGGCCGTGGCGTTGCTGGACCAGGCCAAGGAGATCGAGGACCTGCTCAACGGCAAGTCCGGCTTCGGTTCCCTGGCGGTCGGTGCCACCCTGACCATCGGCAATTACCTGGCGACGCTGTTGATCGGCAGCTTTATGCAGCAACACCCCGAGAGCCAAGTGAAGCTGCACGTGCAGAACACTGCGCATATCGTGCATCAGGTGGCGCACTATGAAATTGACCTGGGTCTAATCGAAGGCGACTGCAGCCACCCGGATATCGAGGTGCAAACCTGGGTGGAGGACGAACTGGTGGTGTTTTGTGCGCCGCAGCATCACCTGGCCAAGGGTGGCGTGGCAAGCATGGAGGAGTTGACCCATGAAGCCTGGATCCTGCGGGAACAAGGCTCGGGCACGCGCCTGACCTTCGACCAGGCCATGCGTCATCACCGCAGCGCGCTGAATATCCGCCTGGAGCTGGAACACACAGAGGCGATCAAACGGGCGGTGGAATCTGGTTTGGGGATTGGTTGCATTTCGCGGCTGGCGCTACGCGATGCGTTCCGCCGTGGCAGCCTGGTGCCGGTGGAAACCCCAGATCTGGACCTGGCCCGGCAGTTCTACTTCATCTGGCATAAGCAGAAGTACCAGACCTCGGCCATGCGCGAGTTCCTGGAGCTGTGCCGCGCCTTCACTGCGGGGGTGCAGCGCAGCGACGAGATCGTACTGCCGAGTATCGCTTGA
- a CDS encoding diacylglycerol kinase, protein MSPFKGQTGIKRIFNAGGYSLDGLRAAFTGEAAFRQLVLLNVILIPVSFFLQVSRVERALLIAVCLLALIVELLNSAVEAAIDRISLDRHPLSKNAKDMGSAAQFVALTMITLVWAVILV, encoded by the coding sequence ATGTCGCCTTTCAAGGGTCAAACCGGTATCAAACGTATCTTCAATGCAGGGGGCTATTCCCTGGATGGCCTGCGCGCGGCTTTCACTGGCGAGGCGGCATTCCGTCAGTTGGTGTTGCTGAACGTTATCCTGATCCCAGTGAGCTTTTTCCTGCAGGTCAGCCGGGTTGAGCGGGCACTGCTGATTGCGGTGTGCCTGTTGGCCCTGATCGTCGAGCTGCTCAACTCCGCGGTGGAAGCGGCTATCGACCGCATTTCCCTGGACCGCCACCCCTTGTCGAAAAATGCCAAGGACATGGGCAGCGCCGCGCAATTCGTGGCGCTGACCATGATCACCCTGGTGTGGGCGGTGATCCTCGTCTGA
- the erdR gene encoding response regulator transcription factor ErdR, with product MATYEILIADDHPLFRSALHQAVTLGLGPDVRLVEVASIAELEARLTEKSDWDLVLLDLNMPGAYGFSGLVLLRGQYPQIPVVMVSAQEEADVVVRSKEFGASGFIPKSSAMEDIQKAVRAVLDGDVSWPPQAFEEINVSEEAKAARDGLASLTPQQFRVLTMVCEGLLNKQIAYELSVSEATIKAHVTAIFRKLGVRTRTQAALLLQQLESISQH from the coding sequence ATGGCCACATACGAAATCCTGATAGCCGATGACCACCCGCTGTTTCGCAGCGCACTGCATCAGGCGGTAACCCTGGGCCTTGGTCCTGATGTACGCCTGGTCGAAGTGGCCAGCATCGCCGAACTCGAAGCCCGCCTCACCGAAAAATCCGACTGGGACCTGGTATTGCTCGACCTGAATATGCCGGGCGCCTACGGTTTCTCGGGCCTGGTGCTGCTGCGCGGGCAATACCCACAAATTCCTGTGGTGATGGTTTCGGCCCAGGAAGAAGCCGACGTGGTAGTGCGCTCCAAGGAGTTTGGTGCCAGCGGTTTCATTCCCAAGTCCAGCGCGATGGAAGATATCCAGAAAGCCGTGCGCGCGGTGTTGGATGGCGATGTTTCGTGGCCACCCCAGGCGTTTGAAGAAATCAATGTGTCCGAGGAAGCCAAGGCTGCCCGTGATGGCCTGGCCAGCTTGACTCCCCAGCAGTTTCGCGTGTTGACCATGGTCTGTGAGGGGCTGCTGAACAAGCAGATTGCCTACGAGCTGAGCGTGTCCGAGGCGACCATCAAGGCACACGTGACAGCGATTTTCCGCAAGCTGGGGGTGCGTACGCGAACCCAGGCGGCACTGCTGTTGCAACAACTTGAGTCAATTTCGCAGCATTAA
- a CDS encoding tRNA-uridine aminocarboxypropyltransferase: MSHAVSRLRTQRLARAIRPFLNRGSRAERCPGCRVIPEYCLCAWRPKVAARSAMCLLMHDVEPMKPSNTGWLIADVIGDTTAYAWSRTEVDPDLLTLLADPQWQPYIVFPGEFVAPQRVVSQVRVEEGKRPLFILLDGTWSEARKMFRKSPYLEHLPVLSLAPEQLSRYKLRRSKRDDHFCTAEVAALCLELAEDLTASEVLDAYLDVFSAHYLAAKFQMPLDPMDAVHTRLAPYIPAV, encoded by the coding sequence ATGAGCCACGCCGTTTCCCGCTTGCGCACCCAACGCCTGGCGCGTGCCATCAGGCCGTTTCTCAATCGTGGTTCCCGGGCTGAGCGCTGCCCCGGCTGTCGGGTGATTCCCGAATATTGCTTGTGCGCCTGGCGGCCCAAAGTCGCGGCCAGGTCAGCCATGTGCCTGCTGATGCACGACGTTGAACCGATGAAGCCGAGCAACACGGGCTGGCTGATTGCCGATGTAATCGGCGACACCACGGCATATGCCTGGTCACGTACCGAGGTGGATCCTGATTTGCTGACGTTGTTGGCTGACCCGCAGTGGCAGCCATACATCGTATTTCCCGGCGAGTTTGTGGCGCCGCAACGGGTGGTCAGTCAAGTTCGCGTGGAGGAGGGCAAGCGTCCGCTGTTTATCCTGCTGGATGGCACTTGGAGCGAAGCGCGCAAGATGTTTCGCAAAAGCCCCTACCTGGAGCATTTGCCAGTCCTAAGCCTGGCCCCTGAGCAGTTATCGCGCTACAAGCTGCGGCGTTCCAAGCGTGATGACCATTTCTGTACTGCCGAGGTGGCGGCGCTGTGTCTGGAGCTGGCCGAAGACTTGACTGCAAGCGAAGTGCTGGACGCCTACCTCGATGTATTCAGCGCCCATTACCTGGCAGCCAAGTTCCAAATGCCCTTGGACCCGATGGACGCTGTCCATACGCGCCTTGCACCCTATATACCGGCAGTCTAG
- a CDS encoding PA3611 family quorum-sensing-regulated virulence factor, producing MLRSMLRLVAPSVALALALPMGAHAASLLEAQMNRKLQSVAAESNKDLPREIDEKTLEVAYTVEGMQLIDHLSVLPDRAEQMRANPKAVYFQLGRSVCTNPGYRELMAKGAVMRYEITENKTNRPVASVKFVEADCPAPAKKKK from the coding sequence ATGCTGCGTTCCATGCTGCGCCTTGTTGCCCCATCCGTCGCCCTTGCGTTGGCCTTGCCTATGGGCGCCCATGCGGCCTCGCTGCTGGAGGCTCAAATGAACAGGAAGCTGCAAAGCGTCGCGGCTGAAAGCAATAAGGACCTGCCCCGGGAAATCGATGAAAAGACCCTGGAAGTGGCCTACACCGTCGAAGGCATGCAGCTGATTGATCACCTCAGCGTGCTACCTGATCGCGCCGAACAGATGCGCGCCAACCCCAAGGCTGTGTACTTCCAGCTGGGCCGCAGTGTGTGCACCAACCCGGGCTATCGCGAGCTGATGGCCAAGGGCGCGGTGATGCGCTACGAAATCACCGAAAACAAGACCAACCGTCCTGTAGCGTCGGTCAAGTTTGTTGAGGCCGATTGCCCGGCGCCGGCAAAGAAGAAAAAGTAA
- a CDS encoding TIGR00730 family Rossman fold protein, producing the protein MPYESNEQLLRHFEENGTDLTQQVDAQIQLIAPNSPNIPLYRDMILTVLRMAQDDRDRWNAKITLRAIRELDHAFRVLEQFKGRRKVTVFGSARTPVESPLYALAREVGAALARSDLMVITGGGGGIMAAAHEGAGLEHSLGFNITLPFEQHANPTIDGTENLLSFHFFFTRKLFFVKEADALVLCPGGFGTLDEALEVLTLIQTGKSPLVPVVLLDAPGGGFWQGALDFIRSQLEANRYILPTDLKLIRLVYSAEEAVDEINQFYANFHSTRWLKREFVVRMHHPLSDHALAHLQEEFASLRLSGEFQQLAYTGEDHDEPRFSHLTRLVFNFNGRDQGRLRELVDYINLPENWAQAQGKTQQRVTPEPA; encoded by the coding sequence ATGCCTTATGAATCGAATGAGCAATTGCTTCGTCATTTTGAAGAAAACGGGACCGACCTCACGCAGCAGGTCGACGCGCAAATCCAGCTGATCGCCCCTAATAGCCCAAATATCCCCCTTTATCGCGACATGATCCTCACCGTCCTGCGCATGGCCCAGGACGACCGCGACCGCTGGAACGCCAAGATCACCCTGCGCGCCATCCGCGAACTGGACCACGCCTTTCGTGTACTCGAACAGTTCAAGGGGCGGCGCAAGGTGACAGTATTCGGCTCGGCACGCACACCTGTGGAAAGCCCATTGTATGCGTTAGCCCGAGAAGTGGGCGCTGCGTTGGCGCGTTCCGACCTGATGGTCATCACCGGCGGCGGCGGCGGTATCATGGCCGCAGCCCACGAGGGCGCGGGCCTGGAGCACAGCCTGGGGTTCAACATCACCCTGCCGTTTGAACAGCACGCCAATCCGACCATCGATGGCACCGAAAACCTGCTGTCCTTCCACTTCTTCTTTACCCGCAAGCTGTTCTTCGTCAAGGAAGCCGATGCGCTGGTGCTATGCCCGGGTGGTTTCGGCACCCTGGATGAGGCACTTGAAGTGTTGACCCTGATTCAGACCGGTAAGAGCCCACTGGTGCCGGTGGTATTGCTGGATGCACCGGGTGGTGGGTTCTGGCAAGGCGCCCTGGACTTTATCCGCAGCCAGTTGGAAGCCAATCGCTATATCCTGCCCACCGACCTCAAGCTGATCCGCCTGGTCTACAGCGCCGAGGAAGCGGTGGACGAAATCAACCAGTTTTACGCCAACTTCCACTCTACCCGTTGGTTGAAGCGTGAGTTTGTGGTGCGCATGCACCATCCCCTCAGCGACCATGCCTTGGCCCATTTGCAGGAAGAATTTGCCAGCCTGCGGCTCAGTGGTGAGTTCCAGCAACTCGCCTATACAGGTGAAGACCACGACGAACCGCGATTCAGTCATTTGACCCGCTTGGTGTTCAACTTCAATGGCCGCGATCAGGGGCGGCTACGAGAGTTGGTGGATTACATCAACCTCCCGGAAAACTGGGCGCAGGCTCAGGGCAAGACGCAGCAACGGGTGACGCCAGAACCCGCGTGA
- the recX gene encoding recombination regulator RecX, producing MTVVLDTLVAVRRTAMDLLARREHGRVELTRKLRQRGAEPEMIETALDRLTEEGLLSEARYLESFVSYRARSGYGPVRIREELSQRGLQRADIDLALRECGISWQSQLEDTWRRKFAGHLPIDARERAKQGRFLSYRGFSMDMISRLLSGRDMDD from the coding sequence ATGACTGTGGTACTGGATACACTCGTCGCCGTTCGGCGCACTGCGATGGACCTGCTCGCTCGCCGCGAGCATGGTCGAGTCGAGCTGACGCGTAAATTGCGTCAGCGCGGCGCAGAGCCTGAGATGATCGAAACAGCCCTTGACCGGTTGACGGAAGAGGGGCTGTTGTCGGAAGCCCGTTACCTTGAAAGCTTTGTGTCTTACCGCGCGCGATCTGGCTATGGCCCAGTGCGAATTCGCGAAGAGCTGAGCCAGCGTGGCCTGCAACGTGCCGATATCGACCTCGCGCTACGTGAATGCGGTATCAGTTGGCAGTCGCAGTTGGAAGACACCTGGCGTCGCAAGTTTGCCGGTCACCTTCCGATAGATGCCAGGGAGCGTGCGAAGCAAGGTCGTTTTCTGAGTTATCGTGGGTTTTCCATGGACATGATCAGTCGCTTGTTAAGCGGTCGAGATATGGACGATTGA
- the recA gene encoding recombinase RecA, translating to MDDNKKKALAAALGQIERQFGKGAVMRMGDHDRQAIPAISTGSLGLDIALGIGGLPKGRIVEIYGPESSGKTTLTLSVIAQAQKMGATCAFVDAEHALDPEYAGKLGVNVDDLLVSQPDTGEQALEITDMLVRSNAIDVIVVDSVAALVPKAEIEGEMGDMHVGLQARLMSQALRKITGNIKNANCLVIFINQIRMKIGVMFGSPETTTGGNALKFYASVRLDIRRTGAVKEGDEVVGSETRVKVVKNKVAPPFRQAEFQILYGKGIYLNGEMIDLGVLHGFVEKSGAWYAYNGSKIGQGKANSAKFLADNPDIAATLEKQIRDKLLTPAPDVKAAANREPVDEMEEADTDI from the coding sequence ATGGACGACAACAAGAAGAAAGCCTTGGCTGCGGCCCTGGGTCAGATCGAACGTCAATTCGGCAAGGGTGCCGTAATGCGTATGGGCGATCACGACCGTCAGGCGATCCCGGCTATTTCCACTGGCTCTCTGGGTCTGGATATCGCGCTCGGCATTGGCGGCCTGCCAAAAGGCCGTATCGTTGAGATCTACGGTCCTGAATCTTCCGGTAAAACCACCCTGACTCTGTCGGTGATCGCCCAGGCGCAAAAGATGGGAGCGACCTGCGCATTCGTCGACGCCGAGCACGCCCTGGACCCTGAGTACGCCGGCAAGCTGGGCGTCAACGTCGACGACCTGCTGGTTTCCCAGCCGGACACCGGCGAACAGGCCCTGGAAATCACCGACATGCTGGTGCGCTCCAACGCCATCGACGTGATCGTGGTCGACTCCGTGGCCGCATTGGTACCCAAGGCTGAAATCGAAGGCGAAATGGGTGACATGCACGTGGGCCTGCAAGCCCGCCTGATGTCCCAGGCGCTGCGTAAAATCACCGGTAACATCAAGAACGCCAACTGCCTGGTGATCTTCATCAACCAGATCCGTATGAAGATCGGCGTGATGTTCGGCAGCCCGGAAACCACCACGGGTGGTAACGCGCTGAAGTTCTACGCTTCGGTCCGTCTGGATATCCGACGTACTGGCGCGGTGAAGGAAGGTGATGAGGTTGTCGGTAGCGAAACCCGCGTCAAGGTTGTGAAGAACAAGGTGGCTCCTCCGTTCCGTCAGGCCGAGTTCCAGATCCTCTACGGCAAGGGTATCTACCTGAACGGCGAGATGATCGACCTGGGCGTGCTGCACGGTTTCGTCGAGAAATCCGGTGCCTGGTATGCCTACAACGGCAGCAAGATCGGTCAGGGCAAGGCCAACTCCGCCAAGTTCCTGGCAGACAACCCGGATATCGCCGCCACGCTTGAGAAGCAGATTCGCGATAAGCTGCTGACCCCAGCGCCGGACGTGAAAGCTGCCGCCAACCGCGAGCCGGTTGACGAAATGGAAGAAGCAGACACTGACATCTGA
- a CDS encoding CinA family protein: MKEITQLAADLGRRLQVLNAHVTTAESCTGGGIAEAITRIPGSSAWFEAGYVTYSNRQKTRQLNVPEKLFSKVGAVSQEVVEAMARGAQEKSLARFAVAVSGIAGPDGGSPDKPVGTVWLAFAVGDEVTAELAHFPGNRDDVRRQTVKAALEGLLRRAAAEIEKQG; encoded by the coding sequence GTGAAGGAAATCACTCAACTGGCTGCCGACCTTGGTCGTCGTTTGCAGGTGCTCAATGCTCACGTCACCACTGCCGAGTCCTGCACCGGCGGCGGGATTGCCGAGGCCATTACGCGGATACCGGGCAGTTCGGCCTGGTTCGAGGCGGGCTATGTCACCTATTCCAACCGGCAGAAGACGCGGCAGTTGAACGTGCCGGAAAAACTTTTCTCCAAAGTAGGCGCCGTCAGCCAGGAAGTGGTGGAGGCCATGGCCCGTGGCGCGCAGGAAAAAAGCCTGGCGCGCTTTGCCGTCGCGGTCAGCGGTATTGCCGGCCCGGATGGCGGTTCGCCGGACAAGCCGGTCGGTACTGTCTGGCTGGCCTTTGCAGTAGGTGACGAGGTCACGGCCGAGCTTGCGCACTTTCCCGGCAACCGCGATGACGTCCGCCGACAAACGGTAAAGGCCGCGCTGGAGGGCTTGTTGCGACGAGCTGCAGCAGAAATAGAAAAACAGGGGTAG
- a CDS encoding lysis system i-spanin subunit Rz, with protein sequence MRFLSVLRWIGIGLLMALVWQLQAWRYGAQLEHQAASHLQTLNQQNQAALSQQRAEQEKRLALEQQLNANDHQHTQEMNDAQRNQAALRDRLATADVRLSVLFDAADSASGCTVPATTTAGSLVHAAPRARLDPAHAQRIIRITDDGDSALIALRACQVYVQAVAR encoded by the coding sequence ATGCGTTTCCTAAGTGTGTTGCGGTGGATCGGCATAGGCCTGCTCATGGCGCTGGTGTGGCAGTTGCAGGCCTGGCGATATGGTGCGCAGCTGGAGCATCAGGCCGCTTCCCATTTGCAAACGTTGAACCAGCAAAACCAGGCGGCGCTGAGCCAGCAGAGGGCGGAACAGGAAAAGCGCCTGGCCCTTGAGCAACAACTCAACGCCAACGACCACCAACACACCCAGGAGATGAACGATGCCCAACGCAACCAAGCTGCTCTGCGTGATCGCCTGGCCACTGCTGATGTGCGGTTGTCAGTCCTTTTCGACGCCGCCGATTCCGCCAGTGGCTGTACAGTGCCAGCCACCACCACCGCCGGCAGCCTGGTTCATGCAGCCCCGCGAGCCCGACTTGACCCGGCGCATGCTCAGCGAATTATCCGCATCACCGACGACGGCGACAGCGCCCTGATCGCCCTGCGTGCCTGCCAGGTGTATGTGCAGGCCGTCGCACGTTAG
- a CDS encoding glycoside hydrolase family 19 protein codes for MTLDQFQQMFPNARSQAGIFISAINSAMLNWDINTPKRIAAFLAQIGHESAELRYVRELGSDQYLSKYDTGNLAARLGNTPEADGDGQRYRGRGLIQITGRRNYLACSQALFGDDRLLRQPHLLEQPQWACESAAWFWQSNGLNELADKNQFTTITRRINGGLNGLEDRLQLWARAKAVLCVS; via the coding sequence ATGACGCTCGATCAGTTCCAGCAAATGTTCCCGAATGCCCGCTCTCAAGCGGGCATTTTCATATCTGCTATCAATTCGGCCATGCTGAATTGGGACATCAACACGCCCAAGCGCATCGCCGCGTTTCTCGCCCAGATCGGCCATGAGTCCGCCGAGCTGCGCTACGTCCGAGAACTAGGCAGCGATCAATACCTCAGCAAGTACGACACCGGTAACTTGGCCGCACGCTTGGGTAATACCCCCGAAGCAGATGGTGACGGTCAAAGGTACCGGGGCAGGGGGCTGATCCAGATCACGGGGCGTCGCAATTACCTCGCTTGCAGTCAGGCACTGTTTGGTGATGATCGCTTGTTGAGGCAACCCCATTTATTGGAACAACCGCAATGGGCCTGTGAATCCGCCGCCTGGTTCTGGCAAAGCAACGGGCTCAACGAACTGGCTGACAAAAACCAGTTCACCACCATTACCCGGCGTATCAACGGCGGACTCAACGGCCTGGAGGACCGCTTGCAGTTGTGGGCGCGGGCGAAGGCGGTGCTATGCGTTTCCTAA